The Atribacter laminatus genome contains the following window.
AAATTTTTCATCAGCTGGAAAATTGGAATCGCAATCATTTGTTGGGGGAGAGCCATCAGTATAATCACTAGAATAAAAAGCGAGGTTAGCAAAGATAAACGAAAACGCGCAAAACCATAGGCTGCCAGTGAAGCGGCGAGGATGGGAATGAGTGTTGAGGGGAGAGCAACCAGCAAGGAATTAAAAGTACCCTGAGAGAGAGGGGCGGTAGGATGATTCCAAGCATTTATGTAATTCACCATCGAAGGGGTAAACGGTTTCAAATTCCACCAACCATAGATGACTTCTTGTAAGGGTCGAATTGAAGTCATGACAATTCCTAAAAAAGGAAGAATCCAAATGATGGATATCAAAATTGCTATAAAGTATTTTATTGTAGTGGTAATTTGATTTCTCTTCATCTTTCCTCCCCCAAGCTACTCTTAATTAAGGGAATAGTTACAAACAGGGTGAGTAACATCAGCAAGGTTGCGATAACTGAAGCATTTTGGAAATTGAATTGACGAAAGGCATAGAAATACATTTGTAGAGCCATAACATTAGAAGCTCCGCCAGGGCCACCCATAGTAGCTACATAAACTAAATCAAAAATTTTGAGTTCCCAGAGGATGGTCATAGTGATGACGACAACAGTCATTTGTTTTAAAAGTGGTATGGTTATTCTAAAGAAGATGACAAAAGGAGTAGCGCCATCTAAAGCAGCAGCTTCGTAGTATTCTTTGGGGATGTTTCCCAAGCCAGATGAATAGATAATCATGCTGAATCCGGTCCATAACCAGACAGAACCGAATATGAGCGAAAGAAGGGCAGTTTCTGGATAGGCTGTCCAGGTAAAAGCTTGGAATCCAAGAAGCTCCAGGATCGCATTGATAATACCCACCTCTTTTTCATAGATAAATCGTAAAATAACACCACCAATTACCATAGGGGTAACCATTCCTAAGAATATTGATGATTTAAATATATAGTTATACTTCAAATCTTTGAAAAGGACCGCCAAAACTAGACCTAAGAAAGTAGTAAGGGGGAGGTGGATTAAAATCCATAGAAAATTATGAGGGAGTGCCCCCAGGGGAAAACCCTGGGTAAATCCTTTCTGGTTAAAAACATCTTTGCTGGATAAAACCTTTTTATAGTTATCTAAAAAAACAAACTGATGGTCTTCTGAAGTAAAGCTCGTCCAAAGGGTATTTAAAACTGGATAGAGCAGGAATATGATCATTAAAATTAACGCAGGAAGAAAAAAAACTATTTGATGAAGAGTTGTTTTCAAGCTTTTTCGTCGTTTTCGACGATGGAAAAGATCCATAAATCCCTCCCGAAGTTAGAATGGGCAAGGAGTTAATTCTTCACTGAATTTTTTAGACAGAAATGAGGATGGTGACTTTGAGGGAATATGCTCACTGCACCATCCTCATTTCTGTATTCAGACTGAGGAAGAGCTTTTCTTTTAACGGACTTTTTTTAGAGCCCTTCATAGAATCATTGTTCAAACACCGATTCCAGTGTATCTAAGACATCATCTACTTGCTCGGGTTTAACCCAGAGGAGTTTCAACTGATCCCAGAATTTTGATTGGAATTCACCTCCAATGGTATCATCCAAATCAGGGAGAGCCATTTTCCCTTCGAGTATTTGAGCAACATTTCGATCTACTTCAGGATAAAACTCGATTGGTACATTTAGATAAGTTGCCAGGTGGCCTCCTTGCTGAACCTGAAGTTCTTGTCCTTGAGTTACCAAGAAGGCTAAAAGTTTTTTAGCGTTTTCTGGATTTTGGGTATAAGCAGGAATGAAAAGGTAATCTGGAGCGAAAACCAATCCCTGGGTTCCGGGGAGCGAGAAAACGCTAAGGTCAGATGGGTCGTCTACCATTCCAGTGATCCAACTTCCCATAAAGAACAAACCATAATCACCATTCCACCATTTTTCCAAAACCATCGTCCATTCAGAAGGCTCACCAAAGTAATTTTCCTTGAGAAGAACAGCAAGCCTATTTTCAAAGATTTCTTTAACTTTTGCATCATTCCAATGAATAGAATGGTTGATAAGATTATGGAAAAGCTCGGTACCGCCAAAGGCAACTATAAAGTGCTCGGTTATATCAGATAGAGGCCAACCTACTCCATTGCCACTGGCTATCGGAGCCGAAATACCCTCGATACCTTTCATTTTTTCTAAAAGTGCTTGGAAGTCTTCCCAATTATTTGGAACCGTCAGTTGATTTTTTTCGAAAAATGATTTTCGAAACCAGAAGCCAGGTTTTACCTTACCGGTATAGGCAGCTCCATAAAGCTTGCCGTCTACTTTTAATCCGTCCAAAGACCCTGGAATGAAGTCATCCTCAGTTATGACAGCTGAAATATCCATTATATGGCCTTTTTTAGCTTGGTCTTGAATGAACCAGCTCTGCATGAAAATAAGATCACCAAGAGTACTTTCGGCAGTAAATTGGGCGGGGAGAAGCGTGGAAAGGTCTTCAGCTCGGTAGGTCAGAAATTCAACTTTTATGCCAGTTTCTTCCTCAAAAGCTTTTAAAACCGGGAGAAAGGCATCCATTTCACCTCCAGACCAAGGACCAATAACGGTAAGAGAACTATCTTGAGAGTAAACCGGAAGTCCAATGAAAAGAATAGCCGAAAAAATTACCACAATCCAGGTTATAAATTTCATCTTTATCCCTCCTAATCAATAATACCCAAAAGAAATTGGGCAGATTATAAACGGCTTTAAGTCATTCCGAAAATACTAGTAGGTTTTAGAAGGGAATCGATATTAAAGAAAATAATGAGGTTAATGGCTAATTTACTGTTAGCTTAAAAACAGATTTTCTGTTGTGAATAATAACTCATTAAATCAAATTAACTTTGTTTTTTATAAAATTACGATAACAGATATATTCAATGTATCTATTCAATTTTTTTTATAATATCATTTGGATTAAAAAGGGTCAAGTTACTTTAGAAAAGACTTTCCTATGATTACTCAAAGTTGGTTAAGCCAGCTGAAAGTTAAAGAAATATGAGGCAATAATAGCTAAGATATAAGAAAGAAATTAACC
Protein-coding sequences here:
- a CDS encoding carbohydrate ABC transporter permease, which produces MDLFHRRKRRKSLKTTLHQIVFFLPALILMIIFLLYPVLNTLWTSFTSEDHQFVFLDNYKKVLSSKDVFNQKGFTQGFPLGALPHNFLWILIHLPLTTFLGLVLAVLFKDLKYNYIFKSSIFLGMVTPMVIGGVILRFIYEKEVGIINAILELLGFQAFTWTAYPETALLSLIFGSVWLWTGFSMIIYSSGLGNIPKEYYEAAALDGATPFVIFFRITIPLLKQMTVVVITMTILWELKIFDLVYVATMGGPGGASNVMALQMYFYAFRQFNFQNASVIATLLMLLTLFVTIPLIKSSLGEER
- a CDS encoding ABC transporter substrate-binding protein produces the protein MKFITWIVVIFSAILFIGLPVYSQDSSLTVIGPWSGGEMDAFLPVLKAFEEETGIKVEFLTYRAEDLSTLLPAQFTAESTLGDLIFMQSWFIQDQAKKGHIMDISAVITEDDFIPGSLDGLKVDGKLYGAAYTGKVKPGFWFRKSFFEKNQLTVPNNWEDFQALLEKMKGIEGISAPIASGNGVGWPLSDITEHFIVAFGGTELFHNLINHSIHWNDAKVKEIFENRLAVLLKENYFGEPSEWTMVLEKWWNGDYGLFFMGSWITGMVDDPSDLSVFSLPGTQGLVFAPDYLFIPAYTQNPENAKKLLAFLVTQGQELQVQQGGHLATYLNVPIEFYPEVDRNVAQILEGKMALPDLDDTIGGEFQSKFWDQLKLLWVKPEQVDDVLDTLESVFEQ